One Chitinophaga sp. H8 DNA window includes the following coding sequences:
- a CDS encoding Rossmann-like and DUF2520 domain-containing protein, which translates to MDIVIIGAGNIAHCFGHLLKLHGHQVVQVISRNREHAKELGEILNVPYTDDMTDIHMDADAYLLAVSDAALPELNDQLRLGKRIVAHTSGAVSLDAISRISTHTGVLYPLQSIRKEIKTYPPIPIIMEASNDEVLRRLQALAQSIASRIEVMPSAQRLRLHLTAVLCNNFTNHLIARAKAYCEQQSLDFTLLQPIIKETFDRLEKYPPQAVQTGPALRQDEITMALHRSLLEGDDQLQLVYQVLSDSIYQFHAGQR; encoded by the coding sequence ATGGATATAGTTATTATAGGCGCTGGCAATATTGCACATTGTTTTGGTCACCTGCTGAAGCTGCATGGACATCAGGTGGTGCAGGTGATTAGCCGTAACAGGGAGCATGCGAAGGAGCTGGGTGAAATACTGAATGTACCGTATACGGACGATATGACGGATATCCATATGGATGCAGATGCCTACCTGCTGGCGGTAAGTGACGCGGCATTGCCAGAGCTGAACGACCAGCTGCGGTTGGGAAAAAGGATTGTAGCACATACTTCGGGGGCCGTATCGCTGGACGCGATTTCCCGGATCTCGACCCATACAGGTGTCTTATATCCCCTGCAATCTATCCGTAAAGAGATTAAAACGTACCCACCTATACCTATTATAATGGAGGCCAGCAATGATGAGGTACTCCGCCGGCTGCAGGCATTGGCCCAGAGTATTGCCTCCCGTATTGAGGTAATGCCATCGGCCCAACGGCTCCGCCTACACCTGACTGCCGTGTTGTGTAATAATTTTACCAACCACCTGATTGCCAGGGCCAAAGCGTATTGTGAGCAACAATCGCTGGACTTTACCCTGTTGCAGCCCATTATTAAGGAAACCTTTGACCGGTTGGAGAAATATCCGCCCCAGGCGGTGCAAACAGGCCCCGCACTCCGGCAGGACGAGATTACAATGGCTCTGCACCGCTCCCTACTGGAAGGGGACGACCAGCTACAGCTGGTGTATCAGGTATTGTCCGACAGTATTTACCAGTTTCATGCCGGTCAGCGCTAA
- a CDS encoding 2Fe-2S iron-sulfur cluster-binding protein, translating into MYNITFKFEQQGLEEVTVKNAPEGDSILEVALKHNIRLHHNCGGVCACSTCHIYIDSGEELVEEITDREEDFIDRARNPRLNSRLSCQCILQESGGQVLVTIPDQTLIHGE; encoded by the coding sequence ATGTATAATATTACATTTAAGTTTGAGCAGCAGGGATTGGAAGAAGTAACCGTTAAAAATGCACCGGAGGGAGACTCGATCCTGGAAGTAGCACTTAAGCACAACATCCGCCTGCATCATAATTGCGGTGGGGTATGTGCCTGCAGTACCTGTCATATTTATATAGATAGCGGGGAGGAACTGGTAGAAGAGATTACAGACCGGGAGGAGGACTTTATAGACCGGGCGCGTAATCCGCGGTTAAATTCACGTTTAAGCTGTCAGTGTATTTTACAGGAAAGTGGTGGACAGGTGCTGGTAACTATTCCGGATCAGACGTTGATCCATGGGGAATAG
- the iscX gene encoding Fe-S cluster assembly protein IscX, whose translation MLHFEPPIHWKDYEDIAIKLYERFGAEFTESKIYRIRFTDLLEWVLQLPNFEGKREECNEGHLEMIQSTWVYEWRDSQK comes from the coding sequence ATGCTGCATTTTGAACCCCCCATTCACTGGAAAGACTATGAAGATATAGCGATTAAGCTGTATGAACGTTTCGGCGCAGAATTTACAGAGAGTAAGATCTACCGTATCCGTTTTACCGACCTGCTGGAATGGGTATTGCAGTTGCCGAATTTTGAGGGCAAACGGGAAGAATGCAATGAAGGGCATCTGGAAATGATTCAGAGTACCTGGGTATATGAATGGCGGGATAGTCAGAAATAG
- a CDS encoding KdsC family phosphatase: MNVLSLFKPVKTFVLDVDGVLTDGTVQLLPGGELSRRMNIKDGYALQLAVKMGYRVVIISGGKSESVVSRLQGLGIRDIYTGVHDKKEKLEDYVLEHGLQWEEILFMGDDIPDYRPMQMVGLAVCPADAVPEIKSICRYISPVGGGQGCVREVIEKVLKLNDHWMMDDSVRSI; the protein is encoded by the coding sequence ATGAATGTACTTTCGCTGTTTAAGCCGGTTAAAACTTTTGTATTGGATGTGGATGGTGTGCTTACGGACGGTACAGTGCAGTTATTGCCAGGCGGGGAGTTATCGCGCAGGATGAATATTAAGGATGGGTATGCGTTGCAGCTGGCAGTGAAGATGGGCTACCGGGTGGTAATCATTTCAGGGGGCAAGTCGGAGAGCGTTGTAAGCCGGTTGCAGGGATTAGGCATCCGTGATATTTACACCGGCGTACATGATAAGAAGGAAAAGCTGGAAGATTATGTGCTGGAGCATGGTTTACAATGGGAGGAAATCCTGTTTATGGGAGATGATATCCCGGATTACCGGCCTATGCAAATGGTAGGACTGGCGGTATGTCCGGCAGATGCGGTACCGGAAATTAAAAGTATTTGCAGATACATTTCTCCTGTGGGAGGAGGTCAGGGCTGTGTACGGGAAGTAATAGAAAAAGTACTGAAGCTCAATGATCACTGGATGATGGACGACAGTGTGCGGAGCATATAG
- a CDS encoding geranylgeranylglycerol-phosphate geranylgeranyltransferase translates to MKLLPAFFRLIRYPNLIYIALTQFLLQYCVVAPVLVKSGEVPSLSGGEFFLLSLSTILIAAGGYIINDYFDINIDIINKPDKMVVDKIISRRWAMAWHTIFNMAGVSLGFIVAWKTGQIYLGLTQVISSLLLWFYSTSFKRQVLIGNVVISLLTALSVVVVGFYEKQIYESFEAIMSPVGRKLIQIIGIYALFAFIISMVREVVKDLEDMIGDSKDGCRTIPIVWGMQPAKRLCDGLFLALQLLLVMVELRVWILGWWIAIVYLLVFVQLPCIYAWVLLRKAHLPAHYHKVSSLVKWVMLTGILSMIFFKLFL, encoded by the coding sequence ATGAAGCTTTTACCAGCATTTTTCAGACTAATAAGATATCCTAATCTTATATATATAGCACTTACCCAGTTTTTATTGCAATACTGTGTAGTGGCACCGGTATTGGTGAAAAGCGGCGAGGTCCCTTCCTTATCCGGTGGCGAGTTTTTTTTACTATCATTATCCACCATATTAATTGCAGCCGGTGGATATATTATCAATGACTACTTCGATATCAACATTGATATTATTAACAAGCCGGATAAAATGGTGGTAGATAAGATTATCAGCCGCCGCTGGGCGATGGCCTGGCATACCATTTTTAATATGGCAGGTGTTTCCCTTGGATTTATTGTAGCCTGGAAAACCGGACAGATATACCTGGGATTAACACAGGTGATCAGTTCCCTTTTGTTGTGGTTTTATTCCACTTCCTTTAAGCGGCAGGTATTGATCGGTAATGTGGTGATATCCTTACTGACGGCGCTTTCTGTGGTGGTGGTAGGTTTTTATGAAAAACAGATCTATGAAAGCTTTGAGGCTATTATGTCTCCGGTGGGCCGTAAGCTGATCCAGATAATAGGTATTTATGCCTTATTTGCTTTTATCATCTCTATGGTACGGGAAGTGGTAAAAGACCTGGAAGACATGATAGGGGACAGCAAGGATGGTTGCCGGACCATTCCCATCGTATGGGGCATGCAGCCAGCTAAACGGTTATGTGATGGGTTGTTCCTGGCATTACAATTATTGTTGGTGATGGTGGAGCTCCGGGTATGGATCTTAGGTTGGTGGATCGCCATTGTATACCTGCTGGTATTTGTACAATTGCCTTGCATATATGCCTGGGTGTTATTAAGAAAAGCGCATCTGCCTGCCCATTATCATAAAGTAAGCTCCCTGGTAAAATGGGTGATGCTCACTGGTATTTTATCAATGATATTCTTTAAACTTTTTCTTTGA
- a CDS encoding Maf family protein, with protein MYKGKRVILASQSPRRKQLLEQAGVAFEVKVVATEETFPEGMPVAEVPVHIARQKAAAVATLCTSEDIVLTADTVVVLDETIIGKPVDREDAIRILTALSGRTHQVITGVVIRQGTSEQAFSKTTAVHFKPLTQEQIIYYIDTYQPFDKAGAYAIQEWIGAVGIDGINGCFYNVMGLPVSKVLEVLETM; from the coding sequence ATGTATAAGGGTAAACGGGTGATCCTGGCTTCTCAGTCGCCCAGGCGTAAACAATTACTGGAACAGGCAGGTGTTGCATTTGAAGTAAAGGTGGTAGCAACGGAAGAAACTTTCCCGGAGGGCATGCCAGTTGCAGAGGTACCTGTACATATTGCCCGTCAGAAGGCGGCAGCAGTAGCCACATTATGCACTTCGGAAGATATTGTGCTTACAGCAGATACGGTAGTGGTACTGGATGAGACCATTATAGGAAAACCAGTTGACCGGGAAGATGCTATCCGTATATTAACGGCATTAAGCGGGCGCACGCACCAGGTGATCACCGGTGTAGTGATCAGACAAGGCACATCAGAACAAGCCTTTTCCAAAACCACTGCCGTACATTTTAAACCACTCACACAAGAGCAGATCATTTATTACATAGATACTTATCAACCCTTTGATAAAGCTGGTGCTTATGCCATCCAGGAATGGATAGGCGCCGTAGGCATTGATGGCATCAATGGTTGTTTTTATAACGTGATGGGACTTCCGGTAAGTAAGGTGCTGGAAGTATTGGAAACGATGTAA